A single window of Leptolyngbya ohadii IS1 DNA harbors:
- the leuB gene encoding 3-isopropylmalate dehydrogenase, with protein MKHYQIAVLPGEGVGLEVVEAALTILQQIAQQFGFTASIDRGLIGEPAKQKYGDYFPEETAQLCEGKDGILFGAVTQGGLLELRKRFDFFANLRPVRPSVYLHDRSPLKPEKLNGVNLLFVRELVSGIYFGASGRGIGERGPHGYHTMLYYDAEIRRVARVALQQAQNRRRHLTIAHKENALPQLPWTRLVQTEAEAFPDVTVEPMLVDTLAMQIVMNPQQFDVILAGNLFGDILSDLGAVLTGSIGTLGSASLNADGFGLYEPIHGTAPDLAGKGIANPMGAIASVELMLRQWGEIEAANCLTQTQEKLLSQGYRTADLMMRSEDRLVNTQEFVDLLIEMMVRD; from the coding sequence ATGAAACACTATCAGATTGCAGTTCTACCCGGAGAAGGTGTTGGTTTAGAAGTCGTTGAAGCCGCCTTGACGATTCTTCAGCAGATTGCTCAGCAATTTGGTTTCACCGCCTCGATCGATCGTGGGCTGATTGGCGAACCCGCAAAACAAAAATACGGCGATTACTTCCCGGAGGAAACGGCTCAACTCTGCGAAGGCAAAGACGGCATTCTATTCGGAGCAGTCACCCAGGGCGGCTTACTGGAACTGCGAAAACGCTTCGATTTTTTTGCCAATCTGCGTCCCGTCCGTCCTTCGGTGTATCTGCACGATCGATCGCCCCTCAAACCCGAAAAGCTCAACGGAGTCAATTTACTGTTTGTGCGGGAATTGGTCAGCGGCATTTATTTCGGCGCATCCGGTCGCGGCATTGGCGAGCGAGGACCCCACGGCTATCACACCATGCTGTACTACGATGCCGAAATTCGTCGCGTTGCCAGAGTTGCCCTCCAGCAGGCACAGAACCGCCGTCGCCATCTGACGATCGCCCACAAAGAAAATGCCTTACCGCAGCTTCCCTGGACTCGTCTCGTTCAAACTGAGGCTGAAGCCTTCCCCGATGTCACGGTTGAACCGATGCTGGTAGACACCCTCGCCATGCAAATCGTGATGAACCCCCAGCAGTTTGACGTCATTCTCGCAGGCAATCTCTTCGGCGACATCCTCAGCGACCTGGGCGCAGTTCTCACCGGATCGATCGGCACCCTCGGATCAGCCAGCCTCAACGCCGACGGCTTCGGACTCTACGAACCCATCCACGGAACCGCCCCCGATCTGGCAGGCAAAGGCATCGCCAACCCAATGGGAGCGATCGCCAGCGTCGAACTCATGTTGCGGCAGTGGGGCGAAATTGAAGCGGCAAACTGTCTGACTCAAACTCAAGAGAAATTACTTTCTCAGGGTTATAGAACGGCAGATCTAATGATGCGATCGGAGGATAGGTTAGTGAATACGCAGGAGTTTGTTGATTTGTTGATTGAGATGATGGTGAGAGATTAG
- a CDS encoding aconitase/3-isopropylmalate dehydratase large subunit family protein: MHPQEPSQKILYLGDDINTDDIIPAKRGTNGDRDHLKRYAFEHLIGEGKLLEYDIIEAGENFGCGSSREFAPIAIQAAGIQKVRARSFAEIFYRNSINIGLPLEILSPSSEENVSETLTLQPSSPIHSSTHPLIHSSTHPLIHTITQTGGLFPFNKRRQAGQITLPPSQTPPRPMTMAEKLLARASGNDYVQPGDVLFAKVDLAMSHDAIASEVAERFHQEFGAEAKVWDADRIVFVADHFIQINDIRSDVGAIQMHQQMVEFAKAQHCRLFDVVSPGEAAGICHVLLPEQGLIRSGMVIAGTDSHSCTYGAFGCFSTGVGTTDMANLFAMGDLWLRVPGTLLFELSGTLPDHVSAKDIMLFILGQIGCDGAVGKVMEFRGSIIDALPMDERMTLANMAIECGAMCGLMAVDETTRNYLRDRGQTEFLEITGDPDAQYDRVYAYNLSNLEPQIACPPKPDQVVNISELVDVSITRAFIGSCTGGKLHDLQQAAAVLKGRKVAPTVSLFVVPASQQIRQQAEASGDLQILEQAGAQILKSGCGACINAGFGVLGKQEAGIYATNRNFKGRSGDPTAQNYLASPRIVAISAINGKISDRLDP; encoded by the coding sequence ATGCATCCCCAAGAACCCTCACAAAAAATTCTCTACCTCGGCGACGACATCAACACCGACGATATTATTCCCGCCAAACGCGGCACGAACGGCGATCGCGACCACCTCAAACGCTATGCCTTTGAACACCTCATCGGCGAAGGCAAACTCCTCGAATACGACATCATCGAAGCAGGCGAAAACTTTGGCTGTGGCTCCAGCCGCGAATTTGCCCCGATCGCCATCCAAGCCGCAGGCATCCAGAAAGTCCGCGCCCGCTCCTTCGCCGAAATCTTCTACCGCAACAGCATCAACATCGGACTCCCCCTCGAAATCCTCTCTCCTTCTTCTGAAGAAAACGTGAGCGAGACGCTCACACTACAACCCTCCTCACCCATCCACTCATCCACTCATCCACTCATCCACTCATCCACTCATCCACTCATCCACACCATCACCCAAACAGGCGGACTCTTCCCCTTCAACAAACGCCGCCAAGCCGGACAAATCACCCTCCCCCCCAGCCAGACCCCACCGCGTCCAATGACAATGGCAGAAAAGCTGCTGGCTCGCGCTTCGGGCAATGACTACGTGCAGCCGGGAGACGTGCTCTTTGCAAAGGTTGATCTGGCAATGTCCCACGACGCGATCGCCTCAGAAGTCGCAGAACGGTTTCACCAGGAATTTGGTGCAGAAGCAAAGGTTTGGGATGCCGATCGCATTGTCTTTGTTGCCGATCATTTTATTCAAATCAACGACATTCGATCGGATGTGGGGGCGATTCAGATGCATCAGCAAATGGTGGAGTTTGCCAAAGCGCAGCACTGCCGTTTGTTTGATGTTGTGTCTCCCGGTGAAGCGGCGGGAATTTGTCACGTTTTGCTGCCGGAGCAGGGCTTAATTCGATCGGGGATGGTAATTGCCGGAACCGACTCCCATAGCTGTACCTACGGCGCGTTTGGCTGCTTCTCGACCGGAGTGGGTACAACCGATATGGCAAACCTGTTTGCGATGGGCGATCTGTGGCTGCGCGTCCCCGGAACCCTGCTGTTCGAGCTATCGGGAACGTTGCCGGATCACGTCAGCGCCAAAGACATCATGCTGTTTATCCTGGGGCAGATTGGCTGCGATGGAGCCGTTGGCAAAGTCATGGAGTTTCGCGGCAGCATTATCGATGCCCTGCCAATGGATGAACGCATGACCCTGGCAAATATGGCGATCGAGTGTGGCGCAATGTGCGGCTTAATGGCAGTGGATGAAACGACCCGGAATTATTTGCGCGATCGCGGACAGACCGAATTCCTCGAAATCACGGGCGACCCGGATGCCCAGTACGATCGCGTTTACGCCTACAATCTCTCAAATCTAGAACCGCAAATCGCCTGTCCCCCCAAGCCCGATCAAGTCGTCAATATCAGCGAATTGGTGGACGTATCGATTACCCGCGCCTTTATCGGCTCCTGTACCGGAGGCAAACTCCACGATTTGCAGCAGGCTGCCGCCGTGTTGAAGGGGCGCAAAGTAGCTCCCACTGTAAGTCTATTTGTCGTTCCCGCCTCCCAGCAGATCCGTCAGCAGGCAGAAGCTTCGGGCGACTTGCAGATTCTAGAACAGGCAGGGGCACAAATTCTCAAGTCTGGCTGCGGAGCCTGTATTAATGCCGGATTCGGGGTACTGGGCAAGCAGGAAGCGGGCATCTACGCCACCAACCGTAACTTCAAAGGACGCAGCGGCGACCCCACCGCCCAAAACTATCTCGCATCCCCCCGCATCGTGGCAATCTCAGCCATCAACGGCAAGATCAGCGATCGCCTCGATCCCTAA
- a CDS encoding ABC transporter permease has translation MTYILKNPTIIWNLLLEHLTMTGTTLILAILVAVPIVLLITRLKWLKVPVLGGLGLLYTIPSLALIILLIPFFGLNARSVIAAMVIYSQVILVRSLTVGLESIPSQVMEASRAMGMNGWQRWWRVQVPLVLPVFLAGVRLSTIVVIAIATIGAKFGAGGLGTLLFDGIAQTGRYDKIWAGAIVVSALALSMNGLLLALERYTSSAKRMAR, from the coding sequence ATGACCTACATCCTCAAAAACCCCACGATCATCTGGAACCTACTCCTCGAACACCTGACCATGACTGGAACAACGCTGATTCTGGCGATCCTGGTGGCAGTGCCGATCGTCCTGCTGATCACGCGATTGAAATGGTTGAAGGTTCCGGTACTGGGCGGGCTGGGATTACTCTACACGATCCCCAGTCTGGCACTGATCATTCTGCTGATTCCTTTCTTTGGGCTGAATGCGCGATCGGTGATTGCAGCAATGGTGATTTACAGCCAGGTTATCCTGGTGCGAAGCCTCACCGTAGGACTCGAATCTATCCCTTCTCAAGTCATGGAAGCCTCGCGGGCAATGGGTATGAACGGCTGGCAAAGATGGTGGCGGGTTCAGGTTCCCCTGGTGCTGCCCGTCTTTCTGGCGGGAGTCCGGCTTTCAACGATCGTGGTAATTGCCATTGCGACGATCGGGGCAAAATTCGGGGCAGGCGGATTGGGCACCCTGTTATTTGACGGCATCGCCCAAACGGGACGCTACGACAAAATCTGGGCAGGGGCGATCGTGGTGTCGGCGCTGGCATTATCTATGAATGGACTCTTGCTGGCACTGGAACGATATACAAGTTCTGCCAAACGCATGGCTCGTTAA
- a CDS encoding GerMN domain-containing protein, producing MFKLSSISGFLLGLLATTALALPVTPTAVQPASAARLQTVQVFFPKNPPQNNDLGYVEPVLRRTQSTGVAQFAVSQVIVGPNRQERQRGFIAPIRLQGTSNCSGRDFTLSIASGTARLQFCRQVISAGVGDDARITSSLNATLKQFPTVRSVVLLDREGRCLGDMSGENLCLRR from the coding sequence ATGTTTAAGTTGTCTTCTATCAGCGGATTCCTTTTAGGCTTGCTGGCAACGACAGCGCTCGCCCTCCCCGTCACGCCAACGGCTGTCCAACCTGCTTCAGCCGCCCGCCTTCAGACCGTACAGGTCTTTTTTCCCAAAAATCCCCCGCAGAACAACGATTTGGGATATGTAGAACCCGTCCTGCGCCGGACTCAAAGCACTGGAGTCGCACAGTTTGCCGTCAGCCAGGTCATTGTGGGACCCAATCGCCAGGAGCGCCAGCGCGGATTCATTGCCCCGATTCGGCTGCAAGGCACGTCTAACTGTAGCGGCAGAGACTTTACCCTGTCGATCGCTTCTGGTACAGCAAGGCTTCAGTTTTGTCGGCAGGTGATTTCTGCGGGCGTAGGCGATGATGCGAGAATAACCAGTTCCCTCAACGCCACCCTGAAACAGTTTCCCACCGTGCGATCGGTTGTGTTGCTCGATCGGGAGGGCAGGTGTTTAGGGGATATGAGCGGAGAGAATCTCTGTCTACGTCGCTAA
- a CDS encoding metal ABC transporter permease yields the protein MGNWLQLNWLQFDWLQLDWLQLLTIPFLVALVLTGIHTYLGIHVLSRNIIFVDLALAQISALGATVAFLLGYYPQSIAAYGYSLAFTIVGAVILSFSRSWTGRVSQETFIGVVYVVSAAAAFLLVDQSPQGAEHIKQMLIGSILTATETDLLKVVLLYSAVGLFHWFARKRFLLISFQPDQAERSGLRLWLWDFLFYVSFGVVVTSSVAIAGVLLVFCFLIIPAAIGTLYSDRILPKLLIGWAIGTLASSVGLGLSFTGNLPTGATIVCVFGGMLALAAILKPLLLSPNKLQILSKAGSFGINSILTIALLSGTWLTVNPDADQPLFDWLEVRYPQLRQAFLAPDEQDYLQQAGQGSDRWQSEIQRLDQMERQSRWQGEGLSDRELRRISSYTMSFQEMRNGEKFVQRELRNRARRRQRWVLGMPLMLLSIASLLATRRSVSVVESTML from the coding sequence ATGGGTAATTGGCTGCAATTGAACTGGCTGCAATTCGATTGGCTTCAGCTTGACTGGCTGCAATTATTAACGATTCCGTTTCTGGTGGCGCTGGTACTGACTGGCATTCACACCTACTTAGGTATCCATGTCCTCAGCCGCAATATTATCTTTGTCGATCTGGCGCTGGCGCAAATTTCGGCACTGGGCGCAACGGTGGCATTTTTACTGGGCTACTATCCGCAGTCGATCGCGGCATACGGTTACTCGCTGGCATTTACGATCGTGGGAGCCGTCATTCTCAGCTTTAGCCGCAGTTGGACGGGGCGCGTTTCACAGGAAACCTTTATCGGCGTGGTGTATGTGGTGTCGGCGGCGGCAGCGTTTTTGCTGGTGGATCAGTCGCCTCAAGGGGCAGAGCATATCAAGCAAATGCTGATTGGCAGTATCCTCACCGCCACGGAGACGGACTTACTGAAAGTGGTGCTGCTCTACAGCGCAGTTGGTTTGTTTCACTGGTTTGCCCGCAAGCGGTTTCTGCTGATTTCCTTTCAGCCGGATCAGGCGGAACGATCGGGGCTGCGGCTGTGGCTGTGGGATTTTCTGTTCTACGTCTCCTTTGGGGTAGTCGTCACCAGTTCCGTGGCGATCGCAGGCGTACTATTAGTATTCTGTTTTCTGATTATTCCGGCAGCAATCGGGACACTGTACAGCGATCGAATTTTGCCGAAGCTGCTGATCGGTTGGGCGATCGGGACGCTGGCGAGTAGCGTAGGTTTGGGTCTTTCATTTACGGGCAATCTGCCGACGGGAGCGACGATCGTTTGTGTGTTTGGCGGGATGCTGGCACTGGCGGCAATCCTGAAACCGCTGCTGCTCAGTCCGAATAAGCTTCAGATTTTAAGCAAGGCTGGATCGTTTGGCATCAATAGCATTCTCACGATCGCCCTCCTGTCTGGAACCTGGCTGACGGTTAATCCTGATGCGGATCAGCCCTTGTTTGACTGGCTGGAAGTTCGTTACCCCCAACTCCGGCAGGCATTTCTTGCTCCAGACGAACAGGACTATCTTCAGCAGGCAGGGCAGGGTTCCGATCGCTGGCAGTCGGAAATTCAGCGGTTAGACCAAATGGAACGGCAGAGCCGCTGGCAGGGTGAGGGATTAAGCGATCGAGAGTTGCGGCGCATCTCGTCCTACACGATGTCGTTTCAGGAGATGCGAAACGGCGAAAAATTTGTGCAGCGAGAGCTGAGAAATCGGGCACGTCGTCGTCAACGATGGGTGTTGGGAATGCCGCTAATGCTGCTCTCGATCGCGAGTTTGCTAGCAACGAGGCGATCAGTCTCAGTCGTTGAATCAACAATGCTTTAG
- a CDS encoding metal ABC transporter substrate-binding protein, translated as MLRFWFGVICCLIFCLSWITPAWAEEPLHVVTTTTDLKSLVEVVGGDRVFVESIALPAQDPHSFEPRPGDFQLLKGAQMVVKIGLDHDLWIDSLLAETGNREIQRGGLGYVDASVGIPLLEVRSTSIAPIDGHNHGAGNPHYWLDPGNAEVITGGILEGLERIDPDHAEVYEANRSRFLQELENKLKIWEHQMAPWRGQPIVAYHNSFPYLARRFRLNFIDFIESKPGIPPSPTHVAELLREIRDRQVNVIIREPYESDRIPRLLSSKTGASVVTLVSSVGAIPQVQDYFSLFDYNIGALLAALEESNG; from the coding sequence ATGCTGCGATTCTGGTTTGGTGTCATTTGCTGTTTAATCTTCTGCCTGAGCTGGATCACTCCCGCCTGGGCAGAGGAGCCGCTGCACGTCGTGACGACTACAACCGATTTGAAGAGTCTCGTGGAGGTCGTGGGGGGCGATCGCGTATTCGTCGAGAGCATTGCCCTCCCCGCCCAAGATCCCCACAGTTTTGAGCCGCGTCCGGGGGACTTTCAGTTGCTCAAAGGTGCCCAGATGGTCGTGAAGATTGGCTTGGATCATGACCTGTGGATCGATTCGCTGCTGGCGGAAACGGGAAATCGGGAGATTCAGCGGGGTGGATTGGGCTACGTGGATGCCTCGGTGGGAATTCCCTTACTGGAGGTTCGATCGACCAGCATTGCCCCGATCGACGGTCACAATCACGGGGCGGGCAATCCGCACTACTGGCTTGATCCGGGAAACGCGGAGGTGATCACGGGCGGCATTCTGGAAGGACTGGAACGCATCGATCCGGATCACGCCGAGGTTTATGAAGCGAATCGATCGCGCTTTTTGCAGGAATTAGAAAACAAGCTGAAAATCTGGGAACATCAAATGGCTCCCTGGCGCGGACAACCGATCGTTGCCTATCACAACAGCTTTCCCTATCTGGCGCGTCGCTTCCGTCTGAACTTCATTGATTTTATTGAGTCCAAACCGGGGATTCCGCCCAGCCCCACCCACGTTGCCGAACTGCTGCGGGAGATCCGCGATCGGCAGGTGAATGTGATTATCCGCGAACCCTACGAATCCGATCGAATTCCGCGACTGCTGAGCAGCAAAACGGGTGCTTCTGTCGTCACGCTGGTTTCCTCGGTGGGGGCAATTCCCCAGGTGCAGGACTATTTTTCCCTGTTCGACTACAACATTGGCGCACTGCTGGCGGCGCTGGAGGAATCCAATGGGTAA
- a CDS encoding acetamidase/formamidase family protein, producing MNIRKSIARLWNSWKSLRLKWITVGLAVFAVIFGTAAYAQQVQEMDAKAQIALLRTTDASYPGKVHLLPATLETTQWGWFNNAQPPVMEIDSGDTVVVETMMHSHNQVIPGKTVDELKKLRTDFPGRGPHTVTGPIYVRDAKPGDVLKVDILKVVPRSYAANFNLPGLFGLFPERFQNGQVKYLYLDMDRKMAKFTPEIEIPLAPFPGTIGVARAEAGEYSSVPPGPYAGNLDIRDLTAGTSLYIPVFVDGALLWTGDSHAAQGNGEINLTALETAFKELVLNVSVIKGQSLTMPRGETPTDWITIGLDQSLDKALEMAKAETTKFLAEQRGISEEAAASLMPKVSDCRVSQVVNRVRGIHCLNPKNLAAVKTVDYPLSSNAEYFVTSDRGPDLNKLMANASLAMIRLLQQEKGLSELDAYGLASVQMDCRISKLDAEEKGLSCVLPKSVWVKS from the coding sequence ATGAATATCCGAAAGTCGATCGCCCGATTATGGAATAGCTGGAAGTCGCTGCGGCTGAAATGGATTACTGTGGGGCTGGCGGTTTTTGCCGTTATTTTTGGCACGGCTGCCTATGCCCAGCAAGTTCAAGAAATGGATGCTAAAGCGCAAATTGCTTTGCTGCGAACCACGGACGCATCCTATCCCGGCAAAGTGCATCTGCTGCCCGCAACTCTGGAAACGACTCAATGGGGCTGGTTCAACAACGCGCAGCCACCCGTGATGGAAATTGACTCCGGGGATACGGTGGTGGTGGAAACGATGATGCACTCCCACAACCAGGTCATTCCCGGTAAGACGGTAGACGAACTGAAGAAGCTGCGAACCGATTTTCCGGGACGCGGACCTCATACCGTGACAGGTCCAATCTATGTGCGCGATGCCAAGCCGGGAGACGTGCTGAAGGTCGATATCCTCAAGGTGGTGCCCCGCTCCTATGCGGCGAACTTTAACCTGCCGGGGCTGTTTGGCTTATTCCCGGAACGATTCCAGAATGGTCAGGTGAAATACCTGTATCTGGACATGGATCGCAAGATGGCGAAGTTTACGCCGGAAATTGAAATTCCGCTGGCTCCTTTTCCTGGGACGATCGGCGTGGCGCGGGCAGAGGCAGGTGAGTACAGCTCCGTTCCCCCCGGACCCTATGCCGGAAACCTGGATATCCGTGACCTCACCGCAGGCACTTCACTCTATATTCCCGTGTTCGTAGACGGGGCGCTGCTCTGGACGGGCGACTCCCACGCAGCACAGGGTAACGGCGAAATTAACCTGACCGCTCTGGAAACCGCCTTCAAAGAACTGGTGCTGAACGTCTCCGTTATTAAAGGGCAAAGCCTGACTATGCCGCGCGGCGAAACCCCCACCGACTGGATCACAATCGGCTTAGATCAAAGTCTGGATAAGGCTCTGGAGATGGCAAAAGCTGAGACGACCAAATTCCTGGCGGAACAGCGAGGCATCAGCGAAGAAGCGGCGGCATCCCTCATGCCCAAAGTTTCTGACTGTCGCGTGTCTCAGGTGGTCAACCGGGTGCGCGGAATCCACTGCCTCAACCCCAAGAATCTGGCTGCCGTGAAGACCGTAGACTATCCGCTGAGCAGCAACGCCGAATATTTTGTTACCTCCGATCGCGGTCCGGATTTGAACAAATTAATGGCAAACGCGTCGCTGGCAATGATCCGTCTGTTGCAGCAGGAGAAAGGCTTGTCCGAACTGGATGCCTACGGCTTGGCAAGTGTTCAGATGGACTGCCGTATCAGCAAGCTGGACGCGGAGGAAAAGGGGCTGTCCTGTGTGCTGCCTAAGAGTGTTTGGGTGAAGAGTTAG
- the cynS gene encoding cyanase: MADVEIPLITQKLLAAKAAQGISFTELEQIVGRDEIWIAAVFYRQASASLEEATKIVEALGLGSDIAIELTTYPSKGLGPIVPTDPLIYRFYEIMQVYGMPMKEIIHEKFGDGIMSAIDFTLDIEKVEDPKGDRVKVVMNGKFLSYKKW, translated from the coding sequence ATGGCTGATGTAGAGATTCCATTGATTACGCAAAAGCTCCTGGCAGCTAAAGCCGCGCAGGGAATTAGCTTCACGGAACTGGAACAGATTGTTGGACGCGATGAAATCTGGATCGCCGCTGTGTTTTATCGGCAGGCAAGCGCATCTCTAGAGGAAGCCACCAAAATCGTCGAAGCATTGGGACTGGGCAGTGATATTGCGATCGAGCTAACGACCTATCCGTCTAAAGGACTGGGTCCGATCGTGCCCACCGATCCGCTGATCTACCGCTTCTATGAAATCATGCAGGTCTACGGAATGCCGATGAAGGAAATCATTCATGAGAAGTTTGGCGACGGCATCATGAGTGCAATCGACTTCACGCTGGATATTGAGAAAGTGGAAGATCCAAAGGGCGATCGAGTGAAAGTTGTAATGAATGGGAAATTCTTGTCCTATAAGAAGTGGTAA
- a CDS encoding MBL fold metallo-hydrolase gives MRIHHLNCGCMCPLGGALFDGFSRGLTAHLVCHCLLIETNQGLVLVDTGFGLRDVQSPYSRLSPFFIHFNNIQFERKYTAIEQIEQMGFSARDVRHIVLTHLDFDHAGGLEDFPEATVHIMQSEAEAARTRHGFIGSRRYRPGQWDEVKNWKYYSAGGDPWFGFEAVRDLEGLPPEILLIPLVGHTEGHAGVAIQTSEGWLLHAGDAYFYRHEMNGANHQCTPGLRAYQIMMEVDRQSRLHNQERLRQLSQTHRDEVRLFCSHDAIEYRALAQQSQSNLVER, from the coding sequence ATGCGAATTCATCATCTCAATTGCGGCTGTATGTGTCCGCTGGGTGGGGCACTATTCGACGGCTTCAGTCGCGGCTTGACGGCTCATCTGGTCTGTCACTGCCTGCTAATTGAAACGAATCAGGGCTTGGTGCTGGTGGACACCGGATTTGGACTGCGCGATGTGCAATCTCCCTACTCGCGGCTTAGCCCATTTTTCATTCACTTCAACAATATTCAATTTGAGCGGAAATATACGGCGATCGAGCAGATTGAGCAGATGGGCTTCTCGGCGCGGGACGTGCGGCATATTGTGCTAACCCACCTGGACTTTGACCACGCAGGCGGACTGGAGGACTTCCCCGAAGCAACAGTTCACATCATGCAGTCCGAAGCAGAAGCAGCCCGAACCCGGCACGGCTTTATCGGCAGTCGGCGCTATCGTCCGGGACAGTGGGACGAGGTGAAAAACTGGAAATACTACTCCGCTGGAGGCGATCCCTGGTTCGGCTTTGAGGCAGTGCGCGATCTGGAAGGCTTGCCGCCGGAAATTCTGCTGATTCCGCTAGTGGGTCATACCGAGGGTCATGCCGGAGTTGCGATCCAAACCTCAGAGGGCTGGCTACTCCACGCGGGCGATGCCTACTTCTACCGTCACGAGATGAACGGAGCAAACCATCAATGTACCCCCGGTCTACGGGCTTACCAGATCATGATGGAAGTCGATCGCCAATCTCGCCTCCACAATCAGGAACGCCTGCGCCAGCTCTCACAAACCCATAGGGACGAAGTGCGGCTATTTTGTAGCCATGATGCGATCGAGTATCGGGCACTAGCCCAACAGTCTCAGTCGAATCTAGTGGAACGCTAG
- the rsmA gene encoding 16S rRNA (adenine(1518)-N(6)/adenine(1519)-N(6))-dimethyltransferase RsmA, which translates to MTANTSHSTRKRFGQHWLQSEKALAQIVNAAALQPSDRVLEIGPGTGILTRRLLPLAQSVVSVEIDRDLCKLLVKQFGQAENFLLLQGDILSLNLAELLPPAFQNPNKVVANIPYNITGPILELLLGTIAQPNPQPYDSIVLLMQKEVAERITAKPGSKAFGALSVRVQYLADCEWIADVPAKAFQPPPKVDSAVVRLTPRSIDIPANEPRKLETLVKLGFATKRKMLRNNLKSLVDRDRLTELLESMQLNSQVRAEDVSVANWITLSNSLGDTSGDINVDTTET; encoded by the coding sequence TTGACTGCAAACACCTCTCACTCAACGCGCAAGCGATTTGGTCAGCACTGGCTCCAGAGCGAAAAGGCTTTGGCGCAAATTGTGAATGCTGCCGCCCTTCAACCCAGCGATCGCGTCCTGGAAATTGGTCCGGGAACGGGAATTTTGACTCGCAGGCTTTTGCCCCTGGCGCAATCGGTGGTTTCGGTGGAGATCGATCGCGATTTGTGTAAGCTGCTGGTGAAACAGTTCGGGCAGGCGGAGAATTTTTTACTGCTTCAGGGCGATATCCTCAGCCTCAATTTAGCGGAGCTGCTGCCTCCCGCTTTTCAAAATCCCAACAAAGTTGTTGCCAACATTCCCTACAACATTACGGGACCGATTCTAGAACTACTGCTCGGCACGATCGCCCAGCCCAATCCCCAGCCCTATGATTCGATCGTGCTGCTGATGCAGAAGGAAGTGGCGGAACGGATCACGGCAAAGCCTGGATCGAAGGCATTTGGGGCGCTCTCGGTGCGGGTGCAGTATCTTGCCGACTGTGAATGGATTGCAGACGTTCCGGCAAAGGCATTTCAACCGCCGCCAAAGGTGGATTCTGCCGTGGTTCGCCTCACGCCGCGATCGATCGATATCCCTGCCAACGAGCCGCGTAAGCTGGAGACTTTGGTCAAGCTGGGATTCGCAACCAAACGTAAAATGCTGCGAAATAATCTGAAGAGCCTGGTCGATCGCGATCGGTTAACAGAACTTTTGGAATCGATGCAGTTAAATTCGCAGGTACGCGCCGAAGATGTAAGCGTGGCAAATTGGATAACGCTAAGTAATTCTTTGGGTGATACTTCAGGTGATATAAACGTCGATACTACCGAAACTTAA
- a CDS encoding SIMPL domain-containing protein — protein sequence MSKIQLSKIQLSKIPSRLSRRTLGIAVPLLLGVASISLTPPALAQETQQMMRTITVTGQGTEAIATTLTQVNLGVEVQGRTAEEVQQEAARRSSAVVNFLRGRNVSKLQTTGINLSPRYDYNNGTQRIVGYTATNTVSFRLPTEQAGSLLDEAVQAGATRIDSVSFIADDEAIAAARQQAIRKATQDAQTQADAALAALGLSRQEVVSIQVNNAYAPPPPMPLYRQNVAMAAADSAPTPVVGGEQEIQATVTLQIRY from the coding sequence ATGTCCAAAATCCAACTGTCCAAGATCCAACTGTCCAAAATCCCATCCCGTTTATCCCGCCGTACCCTCGGCATTGCTGTTCCCCTGCTGCTGGGCGTTGCCAGCATTTCCCTGACTCCCCCCGCTCTTGCCCAAGAAACTCAGCAAATGATGCGAACCATTACCGTCACCGGACAAGGCACAGAAGCGATCGCCACGACTCTAACTCAGGTGAATCTGGGCGTAGAAGTGCAGGGCAGAACGGCAGAGGAAGTGCAGCAGGAAGCCGCCCGTCGATCGTCTGCGGTGGTGAATTTTCTGCGGGGTCGCAACGTCAGCAAGCTGCAAACGACCGGGATTAATCTTAGTCCACGCTACGACTACAACAACGGCACCCAGCGTATTGTGGGCTACACGGCAACGAACACGGTGAGCTTCCGGCTTCCCACGGAGCAGGCAGGCAGTTTGCTGGATGAGGCAGTGCAGGCAGGCGCAACCCGGATTGATAGCGTTTCTTTTATTGCTGATGATGAGGCGATCGCTGCTGCTCGACAACAGGCAATCCGTAAGGCAACCCAGGATGCCCAAACTCAGGCAGATGCCGCATTAGCTGCCCTGGGACTCAGCCGCCAGGAAGTCGTCAGCATTCAGGTTAACAATGCCTACGCCCCACCCCCACCTATGCCGCTTTACAGACAAAATGTGGCGATGGCTGCCGCTGATTCTGCTCCGACTCCTGTGGTCGGCGGGGAACAGGAAATTCAGGCAACGGTAACGCTGCAAATTCGCTATTAG